One stretch of Cyanobium sp. Tous-M-B4 DNA includes these proteins:
- a CDS encoding UDP-N-acetylglucosamine-transferase: protein MAASTAPTLFVSVASYNDPELLPTLHDAYAKAANPEQLRFGVVDQCVEDRYDALPAWKEQIRYLWMQARDARGVCFARSIIPGMMDGEAHVLQIDSHMRFDPEWDQIMIDQLQALGDPRALLTASPMPWTPEAGNTPMPAGKVIKLEQHPDYPMRNRASLVANPTGKPIPGQRLAAGCLFAASSIYDEVPYDPHLYFNGEELVYAQRLMARGWSIYHPAVLPVYHLYKQADGEPSLVHWGKTVERYWDPQTLRSKGERRISEAQANRLGPVYSHQPNP from the coding sequence ATGGCCGCATCAACGGCACCGACACTGTTTGTCTCCGTGGCCTCCTACAACGACCCGGAGCTGCTGCCCACTCTCCATGACGCCTACGCCAAGGCGGCCAATCCCGAGCAGTTGCGCTTCGGGGTGGTCGACCAATGCGTGGAGGATCGCTATGACGCACTACCCGCCTGGAAGGAGCAAATTCGCTACCTCTGGATGCAGGCGCGCGATGCCCGGGGGGTGTGCTTCGCCCGCTCGATCATCCCCGGGATGATGGATGGGGAAGCGCATGTGCTGCAGATTGATTCCCACATGCGCTTTGATCCCGAGTGGGATCAAATCATGATTGATCAGTTGCAAGCACTTGGCGATCCTCGTGCTCTTTTAACGGCCTCGCCCATGCCTTGGACTCCAGAAGCTGGCAACACCCCCATGCCAGCAGGCAAGGTGATCAAGCTTGAACAGCATCCTGATTACCCGATGCGCAACCGGGCTTCGCTGGTTGCCAATCCCACAGGCAAACCCATCCCCGGCCAAAGGCTCGCCGCTGGTTGTTTATTTGCCGCCAGCAGCATCTACGACGAGGTGCCCTATGACCCCCACCTTTATTTCAATGGCGAAGAGTTGGTATACGCCCAACGCTTAATGGCCAGGGGCTGGTCGATTTATCACCCCGCCGTGCTGCCCGTTTATCACCTCTACAAACAAGCCGATGGCGAGCCAAGCCTGGTGCACTGGGGCAAAACAGTAGAGCGCTATTGGGACCCTCAAACCCTGCGCAGCAAGGGTGAACGGCGCATCAGCGAAGCCCAGGCGAATCGCCTGGGCCCGGTGTATTCACACCAGCCCAACCCTTAA